In Rutidosis leptorrhynchoides isolate AG116_Rl617_1_P2 chromosome 6, CSIRO_AGI_Rlap_v1, whole genome shotgun sequence, the DNA window TAACCTAAAAATCAAAACGATACAAAACAGGTCCCTCTACTTACATAATTACATACTAGGACCCTGTACTTAGAACTTTACAGAAATTACAAAACAAGTCCTTGTACTTATCTAGAGAAAATAAATATCTTCATTACTCCTCCTCAAGTTGTGAGTCATGTAGATAACATACTCCCAACTTGCCAAGAAGCTTGTGATGCTGATCAACAGAAACAATCTTTGTAAACACATCTTCAACTTGTGACTTAGTATTCACATACTTTGGTACAATCAATCCACTTTTAACTTGATCACGAATATAATGACAATCCACTTTTATGTGCTTTGTTCTAGCATGAAACACTGGGTTAGCAGCAATGTGCAGGGCAGCTTGATTATCATAATGTAACTCAACTGGCCCTAAATCATTTAAACCCAAATCTTTGAGCAAACTGACCAACCAAGTTATTTCACAACAAGTAAGAGCCATGGCCATGTATTCTGCCTCTGCTGAAGACCTGGAAACAACACTTTGCTTCTTTGATTTCCAAGATACAGGAGAATCACCAAGAAGAATACAATAACCAGTAGTTGACCTACGTGTCATAGGACAACTGGCCCAGTCTGAATCACAGTATGCTCTTAATTCAACTGCAGAGTTATTAGCAAGTAAAATACCTTGAGCTGGAGCATTTAACAAATATCTCAAAAGATGTTTTACAGCTTGAAGATGTACAGAGGTTGGTGACTGCATAAACGGACTTAAAATTTGAACACTATAGCAAATATCAGGCCTAGTAATGGTCAAATATATCAGTTTACCAATCAACCTCCTATACAATTCAGGATCCTGTAGAGGAGTACCCACATCTGCTTGTAACTTAGTGTTTGGATCCAAAGGCAATTTATATGGTTTGGAGTTTAACACACCATTTTCCTTTAACAAATCATTTGTGTATTTTTGTTGAGAAATAAACACACGTTGAGCAGTCTTTGATACTTCTAAACCAAGAAAATAACTAAGCTCACCCAAATCCTTCATATGAAAACTGGACTTGAGATTATCTTTTAGCCTTTGAATATGCTCAGGACTATTACCAGTGATTAACAAATCATCAACATAACACAGGACTGCAGTAAATTGTGTATCATCGCTTTTTGTAAACAATGAATAATCTGCCTTGGATTGCTGATATCCAAAAGATAAGAGAGCTGAAGATAGCTTAGCAAACCATTGTCTAGGAGCTTGTTTTAAGCCATACAATGATTTTTTCAATTTGCAAACTTTGAACTTCTTTGCTGGAATATTTTGTATGGTCTCCCCCTTTCCAGCATAACCCAATGGCATTTTCATGTAAACCTCTTCAAACAAATCACCATGAAGAAATGCATTTGAAACATTCGTTTGACACAACTCCCAATTGTACATGACTGCTACTGCAAGTAATGACCTAACAGTAACCATTTTAGCCACTGGAGAAAAAGTCTCATTGTAATCAGTTTCATATTTTTGTCTATTACCATCCACAACAAGCCTTGCCTTCTTTTTTATCTATGGTGCCATCTGATTTCAACTTAGTCTTGTATATCCAATGACATCCAATTGCCTTTTTATTTGAGGGTAAATCTGTAATCTCCTAAGTATCATTTAACTCTAAAGCAGCCAATTCCATATTCATAGCATTGCACCATTCTGGATCATTAATGGCTTCTTTAAACAAGGTAGGATCAGCAGTAGCCATTAAAGCAGTGACATATTTTTGAAAAGATGAGTCAAGACTTGGAGTAGATACTTGATTTGCCCTTGGAATTCTATTTAAAAAGTAATCTTTATGCCATGAAGGGGCATGAAGATTTCTTGTTGATCCATTTAAAGATTCAGATTGAGTAGGAATATCATTTGAAACTGCAGGTTCAAGAGTTTTAGATTGAACTGCTTGTTGACTGTCAGGTTGACTATTTTGTTGACTTTCAGGCTGACTTTCAATTTGCACATTCATATTGGATGTTGAATGAATACAATCATCATAAACAACTTTTGCAGATGATAAAGGAACAGGTATAGGTTGTAGAAGCTTTTTAATAGTTTCCTCATGAAAAGGGAAAATATGTTCTTTAAACTCAACATCTCTTGATACAAATACAGACTTTGTTGACAGATTATATAACACATAACCTTTTTGATGTGCTGGATAACCTAGAAATACAAAAGGTACACCCCTAGCACTAAATTTGTCAACATTTCTAGCTGGATTAGAAGCAAAATCTAAATAGCCAAACACTCTGAGATTATCATAACATGGTGCTTTATCAAACAGAACTTCATAAGGTGTCTTATTAGCCAAAACAGAAGAAGGTATTCTATTGATCAAGTATACaatcaaggttggagaattcggatctcggggagatctcg includes these proteins:
- the LOC139854101 gene encoding uncharacterized mitochondrial protein AtMg00810-like: MVTVRSLLAVAVMYNWELCQTNVSNAFLHGDLFEEVYMKMPLGYAGKGETIQNIPAKKFKVCKLKKSLYGLKQAPRQWFAKLSSALLSFGYQQSKADYSLFTKSDDTQFTAVLCYVDDLLITGNSPEHIQRLKDNLKSSFHMKDLGELSYFLGLEVSKTAQRVFISQQKYTNDLLKENGVLNSKPYKLPLDPNTKLQADVGTPLQDPELYRRLIGKLIYLTITRPDICYSVQILSPFMQSPTSVHLQAVKHLLRYLLNAPAQGILLANNSAVELRAYCDSDWASCPMTRRSTTGYCILLGDSPVSWKSKKQSVVSRSSAEAEYMAMALTCCEITWLVSLLKDLGLNDLGPVELHYDNQAALHIAANPVFHARTKHIKVDCHYIRDQVKSGLIVPKYVNTKSQVEDVFTKIVSVDQHHKLLGKLGVCYLHDSQLEEE